A single genomic interval of Ruminococcus sp. NK3A76 harbors:
- a CDS encoding PHP domain-containing protein, translated as MAGDLHCHTTLSDGSLGIEEVIAQAKRVGLDYLAITDHDTLSSYSRAKILAERYDIEVIPAVELSAWDKKRNQKVHILCYAPQKPDRLEGLCLKSCQIRKECAKEMLEKVMALYPITEDMVYKYAKSSKSLYKSHIMRALINYGYATEFYGSINDELFKYPDGKCLVQREYPDVNFVVDLIHSSKGVAVMAHPYHFGNIELLEELIAAGKMDGIEVNHHSANEEQKEYLKKLCTENNLIMTGGSDFHGLYNDRVTYIGSNVCDDENIDKLKKLINLNSQKAYKTVPKSDE; from the coding sequence ATGGCAGGAGATCTGCATTGCCACACGACACTTTCTGACGGCTCACTTGGCATAGAAGAGGTAATAGCCCAAGCAAAAAGAGTTGGGCTTGATTATTTAGCAATAACAGACCACGACACACTTTCATCCTACAGCAGGGCTAAGATACTTGCGGAGAGATACGATATTGAAGTTATACCGGCCGTTGAGCTTTCGGCATGGGACAAGAAAAGAAATCAGAAGGTACACATACTTTGCTATGCGCCTCAGAAGCCTGACAGGCTGGAGGGTCTTTGTCTCAAGTCCTGCCAGATAAGAAAAGAATGTGCAAAGGAAATGCTTGAAAAGGTAATGGCGCTTTATCCTATTACCGAGGACATGGTATACAAATATGCAAAGAGCTCAAAGAGTCTTTACAAGTCGCACATAATGAGAGCTCTTATCAACTACGGCTATGCTACCGAATTCTACGGCTCGATAAACGATGAGCTTTTCAAATACCCGGACGGCAAATGCCTTGTACAGAGAGAATATCCTGATGTAAACTTTGTAGTTGACCTTATACATTCCTCAAAGGGCGTGGCTGTAATGGCTCACCCATATCATTTCGGCAATATCGAGCTGCTTGAAGAGCTTATCGCTGCCGGGAAAATGGACGGCATTGAGGTAAATCATCACTCGGCAAACGAGGAGCAGAAGGAATATTTAAAGAAGCTCTGCACTGAGAATAACCTTATAATGACAGGCGGCTCGGATTTCCACGGGCTTTACAATGACAGAGTGACATACATCGGAAGCAATGTATGTGACGATGAGAATATCGACAAGCTCAAAAAGCTGATAAATTTAAATTCACAGAAAGCTTACAAAACAGTCCCTAAATCAGATGAATAA
- a CDS encoding GNAT family N-acetyltransferase — MKNEHIRRATAEDAGRIAELIVTNYRVNFYRFFKNDEFYFKELNVLDTAKEYTEEPGAIENTYVYDDGVVKGLIYINGSEIVKLYVEPQFQSCGIGRELLRFAVEDKQADWLWALEFNKRGIAFYKRNGFELTGEKMIEDEWVPLVKLKLKKDSV, encoded by the coding sequence ATGAAGAATGAACACATACGCCGGGCCACGGCAGAAGATGCAGGCAGGATAGCTGAGCTGATAGTTACAAATTACAGGGTCAATTTCTATCGGTTCTTTAAGAATGATGAATTCTATTTCAAAGAGCTGAATGTGTTAGACACCGCTAAGGAATACACAGAGGAGCCGGGTGCGATAGAAAACACATACGTCTATGACGACGGCGTGGTAAAGGGGCTAATATACATCAACGGCAGCGAGATAGTAAAGCTATATGTCGAGCCGCAGTTTCAAAGCTGCGGGATAGGCAGAGAGCTGCTGAGATTTGCAGTCGAGGACAAGCAGGCAGACTGGCTATGGGCGCTTGAATTTAACAAGCGTGGGATAGCATTTTACAAACGCAACGGCTTTGAGCTTACAGGCGAAAAGATGATAGAGGACGAATGGGTGCCTCTTGTAAAACTCAAACTAAAAAAGGACAGCGTATGA
- a CDS encoding RluA family pseudouridine synthase, translated as MKEFIINKNDSGQRVDKFLTKAVPKLPKSLMYKYLRLKRIKLNGKRCEISTRLNENDVMQLYINDEFFENDNTEQVFLSAPADIDIVYEDENILLANKRVGLVVHEDESGTADTLINRITHYLYLKDEYDPDKESSFAPALCNRIDRNTSGIVIAAKNAESLRILNQKIKDRELHKKYLCVTVSVPEKKQAELKAYMIKDESTKMVAVFDKPNDRTKTMITKYRVLKENTELGLALVEVDLITGRTHQIRAHMAHINCPLLGDGKYGSNRINRQLGVKTQALCAYSLRFDFTTDAGILGYLNGKEFTVDNVWFKDKLF; from the coding sequence ATGAAAGAGTTTATTATAAACAAGAATGACTCAGGGCAGAGAGTGGACAAATTCCTGACAAAGGCTGTGCCGAAGCTGCCGAAAAGCCTTATGTACAAGTATCTCAGGCTCAAAAGGATAAAGCTGAACGGCAAGCGCTGCGAGATATCCACAAGGCTGAATGAAAATGATGTTATGCAGCTTTACATCAATGACGAGTTCTTTGAGAATGACAACACAGAGCAGGTGTTTTTATCTGCTCCGGCTGATATTGATATAGTATACGAAGATGAGAACATTCTCCTTGCAAACAAGAGAGTAGGGCTGGTAGTACACGAGGACGAGAGCGGCACTGCTGACACGCTGATAAACAGGATAACGCACTATCTATATCTGAAAGACGAATACGACCCGGACAAAGAAAGCTCCTTTGCGCCGGCGCTTTGCAACAGGATAGACAGGAATACGAGCGGCATAGTGATAGCCGCAAAGAATGCCGAGTCTCTGAGGATACTCAATCAGAAGATAAAGGACAGAGAGCTTCACAAGAAATATCTATGTGTAACGGTAAGTGTACCTGAGAAAAAGCAGGCTGAGCTGAAAGCCTACATGATAAAGGACGAGAGCACAAAAATGGTCGCTGTATTCGACAAGCCGAATGACAGGACAAAGACCATGATCACAAAATACCGTGTACTCAAAGAGAACACAGAGCTCGGGCTGGCGCTGGTCGAGGTAGATCTCATAACGGGCAGAACACATCAGATAAGGGCTCACATGGCACACATAAACTGCCCACTGTTAGGCGACGGCAAATACGGCTCGAACAGGATAAACAGGCAGCTCGGTGTCAAGACACAGGCTTTATGCGCATACAGCTTAAGATTTGATTTTACGACCGATGCAGGCATACTTGGATATCTGAACGGCAAGGAATTTACGGTAGATAATGTATGGTTTAAGGACAAGCTGTTTTGA
- a CDS encoding alpha/beta hydrolase, translating into MKQLIIYVHGMGGSADEAEHYKSLFPGSDVAGFDYKSQTPWEAKEEFPEYVRKASEGYDDTILIANSLGAYFSLMSLGGIPISKAFLISPVVDMERMIAGMMKNENITEKELKEKSEIRCTSGAVLSWKYLCYVRNNPIEWEIPTFILYGSNDMLVEADTVRSFADRTGAPLTIMENGEHWFHTEEQMRFLDKWIEEMIRNEE; encoded by the coding sequence ATGAAACAGCTGATAATATACGTTCACGGCATGGGCGGCAGTGCTGATGAAGCGGAGCATTACAAATCGCTTTTCCCGGGCAGTGATGTGGCAGGATTTGATTACAAGTCACAGACGCCGTGGGAGGCAAAGGAAGAATTCCCGGAATATGTCAGAAAAGCAAGCGAGGGGTATGATGATACAATACTTATCGCCAACAGCTTAGGGGCATATTTTTCGCTTATGTCGCTTGGGGGTATCCCGATATCAAAGGCATTTTTAATATCGCCTGTAGTAGATATGGAAAGAATGATAGCAGGCATGATGAAAAATGAGAACATAACAGAAAAAGAGCTCAAAGAAAAAAGTGAGATAAGATGCACGAGCGGAGCTGTGCTTTCGTGGAAATATCTTTGCTATGTAAGGAATAACCCGATAGAATGGGAAATACCCACATTCATTCTCTACGGCAGCAATGATATGCTGGTGGAGGCTGACACGGTGAGGAGCTTTGCTGACAGGACAGGTGCGCCGCTCACCATAATGGAAAACGGCGAGCACTGGTTCCACACAGAAGAACAAATGAGATTTCTTGACAAATGGATAGAGGAAATGATCAGAAATGAAGAATGA
- the uvrA gene encoding excinuclease ABC subunit UvrA — translation MTVNEITIKGAREHNLKNIDLTIPRDKLIVFTGLSGSGKSSLAFDTIYADGQRRYMESLSSYARMFLGQMEKPDVDSISGLSPAISIDQKTTSKNPRSTVGTVTEIYDYLRLLYARIGVPHCPICGREIKQQTVDQIVDKLMELEKGTKIQLLAPIVKGRKGEYAKELDQARKSGYVRVRIDGIIYDLSETIKLNKNQKHNIDIVVDRLVIKEGIESRIADSCEIVTSLTGGTLTVDVIDGEEMHFSLNYACPEHNISIDELTPRMFSFNNPFGACEHCTGLGVFKKIDPELIIPNKNLSIREGAIKASGWNSLDDNSIAMMYFKAISENYGISIDQPVKDMDKDALDIFLYGTQGQKLTMTRENGYFSGQFNAEFEGIVNNLERRYRETASDYAKNEIENYMSDEECPHCKGNRLKKESLSVTVGGLNIAELTKLSVSEAFDFFENISITDREKLIGERIIKEIKERLGFLRNVGLEYLTLSRSSGTLSGGESQRIRLATQIGSYLMGVLYILDEPSIGLHQRDNDKLISTLKRLRDLGNTLIVVEHDEDTMYAADYIVDVGPGAGVHGGEIVCQGTVDDIKKCKESMTGQYLSGKRKIPVPETRRKGNGKYLTVKGARQNNLKGINVDIPLGTMTCVTGVSGSGKSSLVNEIIYKELVCRLNRAKIRSGDFDDILGDENLDKVICIDQSPIGRTPRSNPATYTGVFTDIRDLFAQTNDAKMKGYSSGRFSFNVKGGRCEACEGDGIIKIEMHFLPDVYVPCEVCKGQRYNRETLDIRYKGKSIYDVLEMTVEEGVEFFSNHPKIKRKLDTLYEVGLGYIKIGQPATTLSGGEAQRVKLATELSKRSTGRTVYILDEPTTGLHTADVHKLIDVLQKLADGGNTVLIIEHNLDVIKVCDHIIDLGPEGGSGGGTVVCTGTPEDICKCKASYTGQYLKKLLK, via the coding sequence ATGACGGTAAATGAGATCACCATAAAAGGTGCAAGAGAGCACAACCTCAAAAACATAGATCTTACGATTCCGAGAGACAAGCTGATCGTCTTTACGGGGCTTTCCGGCTCGGGTAAGTCGTCGCTTGCGTTCGATACTATATACGCCGACGGCCAGAGAAGATATATGGAGTCGCTTTCAAGCTATGCGAGAATGTTCCTCGGGCAGATGGAAAAGCCTGATGTTGACTCTATCTCAGGTCTTTCTCCTGCTATATCAATAGACCAGAAGACGACATCAAAGAATCCTCGCTCGACAGTCGGTACAGTCACAGAGATCTATGACTATCTCAGACTTCTCTATGCAAGGATAGGCGTTCCGCACTGTCCTATATGCGGCAGAGAGATTAAACAGCAGACGGTAGACCAGATAGTCGATAAGCTCATGGAGCTTGAAAAGGGCACTAAGATACAGCTGCTTGCTCCTATAGTCAAGGGAAGAAAGGGCGAGTATGCCAAGGAACTTGACCAGGCGAGAAAATCAGGCTATGTAAGAGTAAGGATAGACGGCATAATATACGACCTTTCCGAGACTATCAAGCTCAATAAGAATCAGAAGCATAATATTGATATCGTTGTTGACAGACTTGTCATCAAAGAAGGAATTGAGTCCAGAATTGCGGACAGCTGCGAGATCGTTACGTCACTTACCGGCGGTACTCTCACTGTTGATGTTATAGACGGCGAGGAAATGCATTTCTCGCTCAATTATGCTTGTCCCGAGCATAATATCTCTATAGATGAGCTTACTCCGAGAATGTTCTCGTTCAATAACCCCTTCGGTGCCTGCGAGCATTGTACAGGTCTTGGCGTTTTCAAGAAGATAGATCCCGAGCTCATAATCCCGAATAAGAACCTGTCTATCAGAGAAGGAGCTATCAAAGCGAGCGGCTGGAACAGCCTTGATGATAATTCTATAGCCATGATGTATTTTAAGGCTATATCTGAGAATTACGGCATATCTATAGACCAGCCGGTAAAGGATATGGATAAGGATGCTCTTGATATATTTCTCTATGGTACACAGGGTCAGAAGCTGACGATGACAAGAGAGAACGGCTATTTCAGCGGCCAGTTCAATGCAGAGTTCGAGGGCATAGTCAATAACCTTGAACGCCGCTACAGAGAAACGGCAAGCGATTATGCAAAGAATGAGATCGAAAACTATATGTCTGACGAAGAATGCCCTCACTGCAAGGGCAACAGGCTCAAAAAAGAATCGCTCTCAGTGACGGTCGGCGGACTAAATATCGCTGAGCTTACTAAGCTGTCAGTCTCCGAGGCCTTTGATTTCTTTGAGAATATCAGCATTACCGACAGAGAAAAGCTGATAGGCGAGCGTATTATCAAAGAGATAAAGGAAAGGCTCGGCTTTTTAAGAAACGTAGGCCTTGAATATCTGACACTTTCACGTTCGAGCGGAACTCTCTCCGGCGGCGAGAGCCAGCGTATCAGGCTTGCAACGCAGATAGGCTCGTATCTTATGGGAGTTCTGTATATACTTGATGAGCCGTCTATAGGTCTTCACCAGCGTGATAATGACAAGCTGATATCAACTCTTAAGCGCCTGCGTGATCTTGGAAACACCCTTATCGTCGTAGAACACGATGAGGATACTATGTATGCTGCTGACTATATCGTTGATGTAGGCCCCGGAGCAGGCGTTCACGGCGGCGAGATAGTCTGCCAGGGAACAGTTGACGATATCAAGAAATGCAAGGAATCTATGACAGGCCAGTATCTGAGCGGAAAGCGCAAGATACCTGTTCCAGAGACAAGACGCAAAGGCAACGGCAAGTATCTTACAGTTAAAGGTGCAAGACAAAATAATCTCAAAGGCATCAATGTCGATATACCTCTTGGAACAATGACCTGTGTTACAGGTGTTTCAGGCTCAGGCAAATCGTCTCTTGTCAATGAGATAATCTATAAAGAGCTTGTCTGCCGCCTTAACCGTGCCAAGATACGTTCCGGCGATTTTGATGATATCCTTGGTGACGAGAATCTTGATAAAGTGATCTGCATAGACCAGTCGCCTATCGGGAGAACGCCCCGTTCAAACCCTGCGACTTATACAGGCGTTTTTACGGATATAAGAGACCTTTTTGCACAGACTAATGATGCAAAAATGAAAGGCTACAGCAGCGGCAGGTTCTCCTTTAACGTCAAGGGCGGGCGCTGTGAGGCCTGCGAGGGCGACGGTATAATCAAGATAGAGATGCACTTCCTGCCTGATGTGTATGTTCCCTGCGAGGTCTGCAAGGGGCAGAGATACAACAGGGAGACCCTTGATATCCGCTACAAGGGCAAGAGCATATATGATGTTCTCGAAATGACAGTCGAGGAGGGTGTTGAGTTCTTCTCCAACCACCCCAAGATAAAAAGAAAGCTCGATACGCTTTATGAGGTGGGTCTTGGCTATATCAAGATAGGCCAGCCGGCAACGACGCTTTCAGGTGGTGAAGCGCAGAGAGTAAAGCTCGCAACTGAGCTTTCAAAGCGCTCGACCGGCAGAACGGTATATATCCTTGATGAGCCTACTACAGGTCTTCATACGGCAGATGTTCACAAGCTGATAGATGTTCTTCAGAAGCTCGCAGACGGCGGAAACACCGTCCTTATCATCGAGCATAATCTTGATGTCATAAAGGTATGTGACCATATAATCGACCTCGGGCCTGAGGGCGGCAGCGGCGGAGGAACAGTTGTCTGCACCGGCACTCCTGAGGATATATGCAAATGCAAGGCATCATATACCGGGCAATATCTTAAGAAGCTGCTGAAATAG
- a CDS encoding CpsB/CapC family capsule biosynthesis tyrosine phosphatase, whose translation MKVTDIHSHCLPGIDDGAKDIDVSLQILETMAENGIERLVCTPHFYPHENTIERFIYNRNNAYEKLKPHLTNGMPKLYLGAEVLYSSKLLSDPKIHDLCLEGTDYLFLEMPYKKLSGRYIQGVSQLVDNMDVKILVVHIERYLNFTDWDDLMNLMSLDVLGQINAKSLTSMRSRKYAIKLFKENYAQFLGSDMHNMKRGDVTVNNAEKYLEKKVGNGFYTHIMHNCDKLFANKDIYDIR comes from the coding sequence ATGAAGGTCACAGATATACACAGTCATTGTTTGCCCGGGATAGATGACGGAGCCAAGGACATAGATGTGTCTTTACAGATACTTGAGACTATGGCCGAGAACGGCATTGAAAGGCTCGTTTGCACTCCGCACTTTTATCCGCATGAGAACACTATAGAAAGATTTATCTACAACAGAAACAACGCATACGAAAAGCTGAAGCCGCATCTGACAAACGGAATGCCCAAGCTCTATCTCGGAGCTGAGGTGCTTTATTCAAGCAAGCTGCTTAGTGACCCGAAAATACATGATCTCTGCCTTGAAGGCACGGATTATCTTTTCCTGGAGATGCCTTACAAAAAGCTCTCGGGCAGATACATTCAGGGTGTATCTCAGTTAGTTGACAACATGGACGTAAAGATACTTGTTGTTCACATTGAAAGATATCTGAACTTTACTGACTGGGACGATCTGATGAATCTGATGTCGCTCGATGTACTGGGGCAAATAAATGCAAAATCGCTCACATCTATGAGGTCAAGGAAATATGCGATAAAGCTGTTCAAGGAGAATTATGCGCAGTTTCTTGGAAGCGATATGCACAACATGAAGCGTGGAGACGTAACTGTTAACAACGCTGAGAAATACTTAGAAAAGAAGGTAGGCAACGGTTTCTACACGCACATTATGCACAACTGCGACAAGCTGTTTGCCAATAAGGACATATACGACATACGTTAA
- a CDS encoding TIGR03905 family TSCPD domain-containing protein: MTYSFIPSGVCSRMINIELDENGVIEKVQFIGGCNGNTSGISQLVKGMQAEDVISRLKDIDCNGKGTSCPAQLAIALEQALEEI, translated from the coding sequence ATGACATACAGCTTTATACCGAGCGGTGTATGCTCACGAATGATAAACATAGAGCTTGACGAAAACGGCGTTATTGAAAAGGTACAGTTTATCGGCGGCTGCAACGGCAACACCAGCGGCATATCTCAGCTTGTAAAGGGTATGCAGGCTGAAGATGTGATAAGCAGGCTCAAAGATATAGACTGCAACGGCAAGGGTACATCATGCCCTGCACAGCTGGCTATTGCTTTAGAGCAGGCACTTGAGGAGATATAG
- the uvrB gene encoding excinuclease ABC subunit UvrB: protein MDRFKLVSDYKLSGDQPEAVDKLVKGIQSGMKEQTLLGVTGSGKTFTMANVIERVNRPTLVLAHNKILAAQLCSEFKEFFPDNAVEYFVSYYDYYQPEAYVPSKDVYIEKDSSVNDEIDKLRHSATSALFERRDVIIVASVSCIYSLGDPEEYRSMCVSIRKGQEKSREQLLADLVGIQYERNDIAFARNKFRVRGDVVEIYPAASTDTAIRVEFFGDEIDRICEINVITGEVLAFLSHTVIFPASHYIVGKEKMREAIEEIRQELDERIRYFKDRDMLIEAQRIEQRTNYDIEMLEEVGFCSGIENYSRVFARRKPGAVPYTLLDHLPEDFLLMVDESHVSLPQVRGMYAGDRARKQTLVDYGFRLPSALDNRPLTFDEFYSHINQAVFVSATPGPIEKERSAQIVEQLIRPTGLLDPLITVKPTEGQIDDLLSEINKRIEKSQRVLVTTLTKKMAEDLTEYLKGMNVKVRYMHHDIDTIERMEIIRDLRLGEFDVLVGINLLREGLDLPEVSLVAILDADKEGFLRSESSLIQTIGRAARNSEGEVIMYADTVTRSMESAITETARRREIQERFNKDHGITPKTIVKDIRDVIEISTKEEVEYSARQKTKMSKRDQQALIDKLTKQMKEAAKLLEFEHAAFLRDKIAELKGEK, encoded by the coding sequence GTGGACAGATTCAAGCTCGTTTCCGATTATAAGCTCTCAGGTGATCAGCCCGAGGCGGTAGATAAGCTCGTCAAGGGCATTCAAAGCGGCATGAAGGAGCAGACGCTGCTCGGCGTTACAGGCTCCGGTAAGACATTTACTATGGCAAATGTCATCGAGCGTGTCAACCGCCCGACACTGGTGCTTGCGCATAACAAGATACTTGCAGCCCAGCTCTGCTCCGAATTCAAGGAGTTTTTCCCGGATAATGCCGTGGAATACTTTGTTTCTTACTATGACTACTACCAGCCCGAGGCATATGTCCCGAGCAAGGACGTTTATATCGAAAAAGACAGCTCGGTAAATGACGAGATAGACAAACTGCGCCACTCGGCCACCTCTGCGCTGTTTGAGAGACGTGATGTTATAATAGTAGCATCAGTCTCCTGTATCTATTCGCTCGGTGACCCCGAGGAATACCGTTCGATGTGTGTTTCTATCCGCAAGGGTCAGGAAAAATCCCGTGAGCAGCTGCTCGCAGACCTTGTGGGCATCCAGTATGAGCGTAATGACATAGCCTTTGCAAGAAATAAGTTCCGTGTAAGGGGCGATGTGGTCGAGATATATCCTGCTGCATCTACCGATACTGCTATAAGAGTCGAATTCTTCGGTGACGAGATAGACAGGATATGCGAGATAAATGTCATCACCGGCGAGGTGCTCGCTTTCCTTTCGCATACAGTCATATTCCCTGCATCTCACTATATCGTCGGCAAGGAAAAGATGCGTGAGGCGATCGAGGAGATAAGGCAGGAGCTTGATGAGCGTATCAGGTATTTCAAGGACAGGGATATGCTCATAGAAGCCCAGCGTATCGAGCAGCGCACAAACTACGATATCGAGATGCTTGAGGAGGTAGGCTTCTGCTCGGGTATAGAAAACTATTCCCGTGTGTTTGCAAGACGTAAGCCCGGCGCTGTGCCTTATACACTCCTTGACCACCTGCCTGAGGATTTCCTGCTAATGGTGGACGAGTCTCATGTTTCGCTGCCGCAGGTAAGGGGAATGTATGCAGGCGACCGTGCAAGAAAGCAGACGCTTGTTGACTATGGTTTCCGCCTGCCGTCAGCACTTGACAACAGGCCGCTTACATTTGATGAATTCTATAGCCATATAAACCAGGCAGTGTTCGTATCAGCAACACCCGGCCCTATCGAAAAGGAGCGTTCGGCTCAGATAGTCGAGCAGCTTATAAGACCTACAGGCCTGCTTGATCCTTTGATAACCGTCAAGCCCACCGAGGGTCAGATAGATGACTTGCTCAGTGAGATAAATAAGCGTATCGAAAAGAGCCAGCGTGTGCTCGTCACAACGCTTACCAAGAAAATGGCCGAGGATCTTACAGAATACCTTAAGGGTATGAACGTCAAAGTGCGCTATATGCACCATGATATAGACACTATCGAGCGTATGGAGATAATCCGTGACCTGAGACTTGGTGAGTTTGATGTGCTTGTCGGGATAAACCTCCTTCGAGAGGGTCTTGACCTGCCGGAGGTATCGCTCGTCGCTATCCTTGACGCCGATAAGGAGGGCTTCCTGAGATCGGAAAGCTCGCTTATCCAGACGATAGGCCGTGCTGCGAGAAACTCCGAGGGCGAGGTAATAATGTATGCCGATACAGTCACACGCTCAATGGAGAGCGCTATCACTGAGACGGCAAGAAGACGTGAGATACAGGAACGTTTTAACAAAGACCACGGTATAACACCTAAGACGATAGTCAAGGATATAAGAGATGTAATAGAAATATCGACTAAGGAAGAAGTCGAGTATTCAGCACGTCAGAAGACAAAGATGAGCAAGCGTGACCAGCAGGCTCTTATTGATAAGCTGACAAAACAGATGAAGGAAGCTGCAAAGCTGCTTGAATTTGAGCACGCAGCCTTCCTGCGTGATAAGATAGCAGAGCTAAAGGGGGAGAAGTGA
- a CDS encoding NADP-dependent malic enzyme has product MDIMEASLKKHEEWQGKIEVISRTRINDKETLSLAYTPGVAKPCLEIQKDPELSYTYTRRSNLVAVITDGSAVLGLGNIGGIAGMPVMEGKCALFKEFADVDAFPLCIKSNDTDEIVRTIELISDSFGGINLEDISAPRCFEIEQRLKDKLDIPVFHDDQHGTAVVVSAALINACKLSGRKLEDLTIVMSGAGAAGIAIAKMLLAMNVKEIIMCGSRGIICEGEPQKYSTHEEMAKITNRQHKKGTLADAFKGADVFIGVSMPGLVTKEMVESMNKDPFIFAMANPTPEIMPDEAKAAGAYIIGTGRSDFPNQINNVVAFPGIFKGALRVRATQINEAMKIAAANAIAGCVADDELAPEYILPNAFDRKIADAVSDAVAKAAVESGVAKLKA; this is encoded by the coding sequence ATGGACATTATGGAAGCATCGCTCAAAAAGCATGAAGAATGGCAGGGCAAGATCGAGGTCATTTCAAGAACAAGGATAAATGACAAGGAAACTCTTTCTCTTGCATACACTCCCGGTGTTGCAAAGCCCTGTTTAGAGATACAGAAAGACCCCGAGCTCTCTTACACATACACAAGGCGCTCAAACCTTGTAGCTGTTATAACAGACGGCTCGGCTGTACTTGGTCTTGGCAACATCGGCGGCATAGCAGGTATGCCTGTTATGGAAGGCAAATGCGCTCTTTTCAAGGAGTTTGCTGATGTTGACGCTTTCCCGCTCTGCATAAAGAGCAATGACACAGACGAGATAGTTAGAACTATCGAGCTTATATCTGACAGCTTCGGCGGAATAAACCTTGAAGACATTTCCGCGCCGAGATGCTTTGAGATAGAGCAGAGACTTAAGGATAAGCTCGACATACCTGTATTCCATGACGACCAGCACGGAACAGCTGTAGTCGTATCAGCAGCACTTATTAATGCTTGCAAGCTCTCGGGCAGAAAGCTCGAAGACCTGACGATCGTTATGAGTGGTGCAGGTGCAGCTGGTATAGCTATTGCAAAGATGCTTCTTGCTATGAATGTCAAGGAGATAATCATGTGCGGAAGCCGTGGCATAATCTGCGAGGGCGAGCCGCAGAAATACTCCACACACGAGGAAATGGCAAAGATAACTAACAGACAGCACAAGAAGGGCACTCTTGCTGATGCTTTTAAAGGCGCTGATGTATTTATAGGTGTTTCTATGCCCGGCCTTGTTACAAAGGAAATGGTAGAGAGCATGAACAAGGATCCGTTCATTTTCGCTATGGCAAACCCGACACCCGAGATCATGCCTGATGAAGCAAAGGCAGCAGGCGCTTACATCATAGGCACAGGCAGATCGGATTTCCCGAACCAGATAAACAACGTTGTTGCATTCCCCGGAATATTCAAGGGCGCACTCAGAGTAAGAGCAACACAGATAAACGAAGCTATGAAGATAGCTGCTGCAAATGCTATCGCAGGCTGTGTAGCTGACGATGAGCTTGCTCCTGAATACATTCTCCCCAACGCATTTGACAGAAAGATAGCTGATGCTGTAAGCGATGCTGTTGCAAAGGCTGCTGTTGAATCCGGCGTTGCAAAGTTAAAAGCATAA